One segment of Clostridium ljungdahlii DSM 13528 DNA contains the following:
- a CDS encoding uroporphyrinogen decarboxylase family protein has protein sequence MEDQMTPIERSIALNKKQEADRLPCNPNIANGVARIYGCKISDFNTSGQAIAEAQIAAYKKFHMDGLRVFTDLYAWAEAMGCELTFPEDNTADLLKPAIKNIDDIDKIKIANPYKDGRLPVYIEAMKYLVDKVGKEVACSGGIVGPFSNAFFLVGIENMTRLFFKNPEAVHKLCELSLQTCIEYAKVVMSLGLSITISEPLSSCTVVSPKHFEKFCMPYLEKLVRFIQSQGKTCVLHVCGKTKKIWPYVGKLSKIGVSGFSMDNVESLKECKEELGDKVKIMGNVDPSNIMYGGTKKEIVNTVAKCVLDGYDSLKGYVVMSGCSLPVETPSENIQLMMDTVRKIGYPIDVEKVKSFIV, from the coding sequence ATGGAAGATCAAATGACACCTATAGAAAGATCTATAGCATTAAATAAAAAGCAAGAAGCAGATAGGTTACCCTGCAATCCTAATATAGCTAACGGCGTAGCAAGAATTTATGGCTGCAAGATTTCAGATTTTAATACTAGCGGACAAGCTATAGCTGAGGCACAAATAGCAGCGTATAAAAAATTTCATATGGATGGATTAAGAGTATTCACAGATTTATATGCTTGGGCAGAAGCTATGGGATGTGAGCTTACATTTCCAGAAGATAATACTGCTGATCTCTTAAAACCGGCCATAAAAAATATTGATGATATAGATAAAATAAAAATAGCAAATCCTTATAAAGATGGCAGGTTGCCCGTATATATTGAGGCGATGAAGTATTTAGTTGATAAAGTTGGGAAAGAAGTTGCTTGTTCTGGAGGTATAGTAGGACCATTTTCAAATGCCTTTTTCCTTGTAGGAATAGAAAACATGACAAGACTATTTTTTAAAAATCCAGAGGCCGTACATAAGCTTTGTGAACTTTCCTTACAGACATGTATAGAATACGCAAAAGTTGTAATGAGTTTAGGACTTTCTATTACTATTTCAGAACCTTTATCCTCTTGCACTGTAGTTAGCCCAAAACATTTTGAAAAATTCTGCATGCCTTATTTAGAAAAGCTTGTACGATTCATACAATCTCAAGGGAAAACATGTGTACTTCATGTATGTGGTAAAACTAAAAAAATATGGCCCTACGTTGGAAAACTTTCTAAAATAGGTGTCAGTGGTTTTAGTATGGACAATGTAGAAAGTTTAAAAGAATGTAAAGAAGAACTAGGCGATAAAGTAAAAATAATGGGTAATGTAGATCCTTCAAATATAATGTATGGAGGCACAAAAAAAGAAATTGTAAATACAGTTGCCAAATGTGTATTAGATGGATATGATAGTTTAAAAGGTTATGTGGTAATGTCCGGGTGTAGTTTACCTGTAGAAACCCCTTCAGAAAATATACAATTAATGATGGATACTGTTAGAAAAATTGGATACCCAATAGATGTTGAAAAGGTAAAATCATTTATTGTATAA
- a CDS encoding corrinoid protein — protein sequence MKDDLLKELSDSVVNMQEEETIEISKKCVENNINAYEAIDKGLADGMNRAGKLYEEEEYYIPELLLCSDAMYSGLDILKPHLEKEETENKAKVVIGVVEGDTHDIGKNLVKIMMETEGFEVIDLGRDIPPIDFVNKAKEVGASIIALSTLMTTTMDGMAEVINLLKKEGIRDKISVMVGGGPISQNFADKIGADAYTLDASKAAKRAKALIKKQTSETI from the coding sequence ATGAAGGATGATTTATTAAAAGAACTATCTGATTCTGTAGTAAATATGCAAGAGGAGGAAACTATAGAAATATCAAAAAAGTGTGTAGAAAATAATATCAATGCTTATGAAGCTATAGATAAAGGATTAGCTGATGGCATGAATAGAGCTGGGAAGCTCTATGAAGAAGAAGAATATTATATACCTGAACTACTTTTGTGCTCTGATGCTATGTATTCTGGTTTAGATATATTAAAACCGCATTTGGAAAAAGAAGAAACTGAAAATAAAGCTAAAGTAGTAATTGGTGTAGTAGAAGGAGACACTCACGATATAGGTAAAAACTTAGTTAAAATAATGATGGAAACAGAAGGATTTGAAGTTATAGACTTAGGAAGAGATATACCTCCTATAGATTTTGTAAATAAAGCCAAAGAAGTAGGAGCCTCAATTATTGCACTGTCAACTCTTATGACTACTACTATGGATGGCATGGCTGAGGTAATAAACCTTTTGAAAAAAGAAGGCATAAGAGACAAAATATCAGTCATGGTGGGCGGAGGCCCTATATCTCAAAACTTTGCAGATAAAATAGGGGCAGATGCTTATACCTTAGATGCTTCAAAAGCCGCTAAACGAGCTAAAGCTTTAATTAAAAAACAAACATCAGAAACTATATAA
- a CDS encoding ASKHA domain-containing protein — translation MLSTGRFNKELQNKLKDRIKDKKFYITDNMYISQKDIRQIQLAKAAISSGITMLLKQIDISIESIEEIVIAGAFGYHINPESIKEIGLIPKGFNNKITFVGNSAIEGAKIALINEDKLNEMSTIRNNIKIVELSTRDDFQDHFVKALNF, via the coding sequence ATATTAAGTACCGGAAGATTTAATAAGGAATTACAAAATAAACTTAAGGATAGGATAAAAGATAAAAAGTTTTATATTACTGATAATATGTATATATCGCAAAAAGATATAAGACAAATACAACTGGCCAAAGCTGCCATTTCATCAGGTATTACTATGCTCTTAAAGCAAATTGACATAAGCATTGAATCTATAGAAGAAATAGTGATTGCAGGTGCTTTTGGCTATCATATAAATCCTGAAAGTATAAAAGAAATAGGCCTTATACCTAAAGGGTTTAATAATAAAATAACTTTTGTAGGTAATTCAGCTATAGAAGGAGCGAAGATAGCCCTTATAAATGAGGACAAGCTAAATGAGATGAGCACTATTAGAAATAATATAAAAATAGTAGAGTTATCAACAAGAGACGATTTTCAAGACCACTTTGTAAAAGCTTTGAATTTCTAA
- a CDS encoding double-cubane-cluster-containing anaerobic reductase has protein sequence MNDLPQIFNDFSDSRKQGFITIKNLKDEGKKVVGTFCTFTPWEIINASGALAVSLCSKSDETIEDAEKHLPRNLCPLIKSSYGFAITDKCPYFYFSDLIVGETTCDGKKKMYEYLGEFKNVHVMHLPQMPDDVDSYKLWKDELIKLKEKLEKEFNTTITDEKLKNSIKLRNRERKALKEFYELGKMCPPPITGIELLKILNGSSFKWDKEALINDLHNTTAKIKDAYDKGESKVSQNAKRILITGCPMGEATEKVVHAIEDNGGVVVCYEDCTGVKEISKLVDETKNPIDAIAEKYLKIGCACMTPNNNRTNLLSELIDDYKIDGVVDVILQSCHPYSVESYGIKKFVNEEKKIPYMAIETDYSKTDVGQIKTRVAAFVEML, from the coding sequence ATGAATGATTTACCCCAAATATTTAATGATTTTAGTGATTCTAGAAAACAAGGATTTATAACTATAAAAAATCTAAAGGATGAGGGTAAAAAGGTTGTAGGAACTTTTTGTACTTTTACTCCATGGGAAATTATAAATGCTTCAGGGGCTTTGGCTGTTTCACTGTGTTCAAAAAGTGATGAAACCATAGAAGATGCGGAAAAGCATTTACCTAGAAATCTATGCCCGCTTATTAAATCAAGTTACGGTTTTGCTATAACGGACAAATGTCCTTATTTTTATTTCTCAGATTTAATTGTAGGAGAAACTACTTGTGATGGAAAGAAAAAGATGTATGAATACTTAGGTGAATTTAAGAATGTACATGTAATGCACCTGCCGCAGATGCCTGATGATGTTGACAGCTATAAATTATGGAAAGATGAATTGATAAAATTAAAGGAAAAGCTTGAAAAAGAATTCAATACAACTATAACTGATGAAAAGTTAAAAAATTCTATAAAACTTCGTAATAGAGAGAGAAAAGCTTTAAAGGAATTTTATGAATTAGGAAAAATGTGCCCTCCTCCAATAACAGGCATAGAGTTACTTAAAATTTTAAATGGGTCCTCTTTTAAATGGGACAAGGAAGCTTTAATCAATGACTTACATAATACAACAGCAAAAATTAAAGATGCTTATGATAAGGGAGAAAGTAAAGTATCACAAAATGCAAAGAGAATATTGATTACAGGCTGTCCAATGGGTGAGGCTACAGAGAAAGTTGTACATGCTATAGAAGATAATGGTGGAGTAGTAGTATGCTATGAAGATTGTACAGGCGTTAAGGAAATCTCTAAACTTGTAGATGAAACTAAAAATCCAATAGATGCAATCGCTGAAAAATATTTAAAAATAGGCTGTGCTTGTATGACTCCAAACAACAATAGAACAAATTTACTTTCAGAGCTTATAGATGACTATAAAATAGATGGAGTAGTAGATGTAATACTCCAGTCCTGTCATCCATACAGCGTAGAGTCTTACGGAATAAAGAAATTTGTAAATGAAGAGAAAAAAATACCATATATGGCTATCGAAACAGATTATTCAAAAACAGATGTAGGTCAGATTAAGACAAGAGTTGCTGCTTTTGTAGAAATGCTATAA
- a CDS encoding uroporphyrinogen decarboxylase family protein, with amino-acid sequence MEIKKDSMTPKERMKTLSKGEPVDRIPCTPMMGVTLASFIGKTTYEYYHNADVTAELEIALFKKFRHDSVGVGVSLREIAEAMGTKIIYPENSISYVDKPAIKDINDVSKLSPADPYKDGKLPVRLKAVKMVNDALGKEVNVSFSIPAPFTTASDLLGTENFLKAVLKYPKKVHELLDIVTESNFKIIDIIANMGIGFGMCDPVSSSSIISKRLYEKFSMPYVKKCVDRMREKSGMGTSMHVCGKSKEIWNSLIQTGITTLSIDNTEDLEKAKKAVGDKVCLVGNVSPVDAVRYGTYDDVVRESKLCIKKAYNNPKGFVLSTGCQIPINSPIENIQALMDTARSFGSYPVKPDLL; translated from the coding sequence ATGGAAATTAAAAAGGATTCAATGACCCCAAAAGAAAGAATGAAAACTCTATCAAAAGGCGAACCTGTTGATAGGATACCATGTACTCCTATGATGGGCGTTACTTTAGCTTCTTTTATTGGAAAAACTACTTATGAATACTATCATAATGCAGATGTAACTGCTGAACTTGAAATAGCTCTTTTTAAAAAATTTAGACATGATAGTGTTGGTGTAGGTGTTTCTCTTAGAGAAATTGCAGAAGCTATGGGAACGAAAATTATATATCCTGAAAATTCTATTTCATATGTAGACAAACCTGCTATAAAGGATATAAATGATGTATCCAAGCTTTCCCCTGCTGATCCATATAAGGATGGAAAACTTCCAGTAAGACTTAAAGCAGTAAAAATGGTAAATGATGCTTTAGGTAAAGAAGTAAATGTCAGTTTTTCGATTCCTGCTCCTTTTACAACAGCTTCAGATTTATTAGGAACTGAAAATTTTTTAAAGGCGGTGCTTAAATATCCTAAAAAGGTTCATGAACTTTTAGACATAGTAACAGAATCTAATTTTAAAATTATAGATATTATAGCAAATATGGGAATTGGTTTTGGTATGTGTGACCCTGTTTCTTCTTCAAGTATAATAAGCAAAAGGTTATATGAGAAGTTTTCTATGCCCTATGTAAAAAAATGTGTAGATAGGATGAGAGAAAAAAGTGGTATGGGAACCTCCATGCATGTGTGTGGTAAAAGTAAAGAAATATGGAATAGTTTAATACAAACAGGAATAACCACATTGAGTATTGATAATACTGAGGATCTAGAAAAGGCTAAAAAGGCTGTTGGAGATAAGGTTTGTTTGGTTGGCAATGTATCACCAGTAGATGCTGTACGGTATGGAACTTATGATGATGTTGTACGTGAAAGCAAACTTTGTATAAAGAAAGCTTATAACAATCCAAAGGGATTTGTACTTAGTACTGGATGTCAAATTCCTATAAATTCTCCAATTGAAAATATACAGGCACTTATGGATACTGCAAGAAGTTTTGGTTCTTATCCTGTAAAACCAGATTTGCTGTAG
- a CDS encoding MFS transporter has product MESVSYISEKMDYVPVSKLHYKILWLIGLGIFLDGFDVYLAGGVLGVLLKSGWSNIGLNATFISVTFLGLLIGSLLTGFLGDSFGRKFSYQLNLLIFGGASLVAAFSPNMIFLIACRGIMGIGLGAEIVTGYALLGEFVPSKTRGKWVSMLSLITNCSTPAAAFLGYIIIPRFGWRWMFVFVGVFSIIVWYLRKSMPESPRWYESKGMEKDAQDVVDIFYSAAEEESRNSISQPSVIKKEKHRDEGKFTDLFSKNMISRTIVGCVVLIAINTLIYTFVSWAPTFFLRKGINISKSLGYTTIMMIGAPLGALIGSFIVDKFGRKWCLTVFMLAAGALGYAYASQNAMGIILTMGFFLTVIIYILLTLGLAIYVPELFPTNIRMRGSGFCNAIGRLATIFSPYGVAWILKSYDTKVVFITLGFILIIVAFIIATLGVETKQKSLDEI; this is encoded by the coding sequence ATGGAATCAGTTAGTTACATTTCTGAAAAGATGGATTATGTTCCAGTATCTAAATTGCATTACAAGATATTATGGCTTATAGGCCTTGGAATATTTTTAGATGGTTTTGATGTATATCTGGCAGGCGGAGTTTTAGGAGTATTATTAAAAAGTGGATGGTCAAATATTGGCTTAAATGCTACCTTTATCTCTGTAACTTTTTTAGGACTTTTAATAGGTTCACTTCTTACTGGATTTTTAGGGGATAGTTTCGGACGTAAATTTTCCTATCAGTTGAATCTTTTAATATTTGGAGGAGCCTCTCTTGTGGCTGCATTTTCTCCTAATATGATTTTTTTAATAGCCTGTAGAGGAATAATGGGGATTGGTCTTGGTGCTGAAATTGTTACAGGATATGCATTGCTTGGAGAATTTGTACCATCAAAGACGAGAGGAAAGTGGGTATCCATGCTTTCTCTTATAACAAACTGTTCTACTCCAGCAGCTGCATTTTTAGGGTATATCATAATACCTAGATTTGGATGGAGATGGATGTTTGTATTTGTAGGAGTATTTTCCATAATTGTATGGTATCTTAGAAAAAGTATGCCTGAATCTCCAAGATGGTATGAATCAAAGGGAATGGAAAAAGATGCACAGGATGTAGTAGACATATTCTACAGTGCAGCAGAAGAGGAATCAAGAAATTCCATATCTCAGCCCAGTGTAATAAAAAAAGAGAAACATAGGGATGAAGGAAAATTTACTGATTTATTTAGTAAAAATATGATCTCGAGAACTATTGTAGGCTGTGTAGTACTAATTGCAATAAACACCTTGATATACACCTTTGTAAGTTGGGCACCTACGTTTTTCTTGAGAAAGGGAATAAATATTTCCAAATCCCTAGGATATACAACTATAATGATGATAGGCGCACCACTTGGAGCTTTAATTGGCAGCTTCATTGTAGATAAATTTGGGCGTAAATGGTGTCTTACTGTATTTATGCTTGCAGCTGGTGCACTTGGATATGCCTACGCTTCACAAAATGCTATGGGAATAATATTAACAATGGGATTTTTCTTAACTGTAATAATATATATTTTACTTACACTTGGACTTGCTATCTACGTTCCGGAATTATTTCCTACAAATATAAGAATGAGAGGCTCTGGATTTTGTAATGCTATTGGAAGACTGGCAACTATATTCAGTCCCTATGGAGTAGCATGGATACTTAAAAGCTATGATACCAAAGTTGTGTTTATAACGCTTGGATTTATACTTATAATAGTAGCATTTATTATTGCCACTTTAGGAGTTGAAACAAAACAGAAGTCCTTAGATGAAATATAG
- a CDS encoding MFS transporter: MSSISRRIEKLPATHMLWTVLFLSGIGWLFDAMDQGMMAGVMASIGKSWRLTPADLGLLGSASAVGMAIGAAVAGMVADKYGRRTVVTFTLVLYGLASAVSGISPNFSILLLLRFLTGLGLGGELPAASTLVSEFSPAKSRGRMVVLLESFWAWGWIASALIAYLLIPVYGWRIGFFLGGIPALYAAYLRRNIPESPRYLEQKGRLKEADGIVRKMEQQAGIINNEIAVTDLSKNKKMNSITLADLWSKAYFRRTIVLWVLWLGINFGYYGFVLWTPTLLVGKGFSLVKGFQFTLIMSIAQLPGYYSAAYLIEKIGRKVVLVVYLIGTSLSAYLFGQATSAVTVLVFGCLLYFFSLGAWGAVYAYTPEVYPTRVRGSGAGWAAAIGRIGAIAAPYIVGLVYETKGKQAGFTYVFLMLTIVFAVVALVVALVGIETKGRSLDEINVS; encoded by the coding sequence ATGAGTAGTATTTCGCGAAGAATTGAAAAATTGCCAGCTACACACATGCTTTGGACAGTGTTGTTTTTGTCAGGTATTGGATGGTTGTTTGATGCCATGGATCAAGGCATGATGGCTGGTGTAATGGCTTCAATTGGAAAATCATGGAGGCTTACTCCTGCCGATTTAGGCTTACTCGGAAGTGCTTCGGCAGTGGGAATGGCTATTGGTGCCGCTGTAGCTGGAATGGTCGCTGACAAATATGGTAGAAGAACAGTCGTTACATTTACTCTTGTTCTATATGGATTAGCCAGTGCCGTATCCGGTATTTCTCCTAACTTTAGTATATTATTGTTGTTACGATTTTTAACTGGATTAGGTCTAGGTGGAGAGCTGCCGGCAGCATCTACTTTGGTTAGTGAATTTTCACCTGCTAAATCCCGGGGTCGGATGGTTGTTTTGTTAGAAAGTTTCTGGGCTTGGGGATGGATTGCTTCAGCTTTAATTGCTTACCTTTTGATACCAGTATATGGATGGCGCATTGGATTTTTCTTAGGAGGAATACCAGCACTGTATGCAGCCTATCTGAGAAGAAATATTCCAGAATCTCCTCGATACTTGGAACAAAAAGGACGTCTGAAAGAAGCAGATGGAATTGTACGTAAAATGGAACAACAGGCTGGAATAATTAATAATGAAATAGCTGTAACCGATTTGTCCAAAAATAAAAAAATGAATAGTATCACTCTTGCTGATTTATGGTCCAAAGCTTATTTTAGGCGCACCATTGTGCTGTGGGTTCTATGGTTAGGTATTAATTTTGGATATTATGGGTTTGTTTTATGGACTCCGACTCTGCTTGTTGGCAAAGGGTTCAGCTTAGTAAAGGGATTTCAATTTACATTAATTATGAGCATTGCCCAACTGCCCGGATATTACAGTGCAGCCTATCTAATAGAAAAGATTGGTCGTAAAGTAGTTCTAGTAGTCTACTTAATAGGTACCTCCTTATCAGCATATTTATTTGGTCAAGCAACATCTGCAGTTACTGTGCTTGTTTTCGGATGCCTACTTTACTTCTTCAGTCTAGGAGCTTGGGGTGCAGTGTACGCTTATACACCGGAAGTTTATCCTACACGTGTTAGAGGCAGTGGAGCCGGTTGGGCAGCTGCAATTGGCCGTATTGGTGCCATCGCTGCTCCTTACATCGTTGGATTGGTGTATGAAACTAAAGGTAAACAAGCTGGCTTCACTTATGTATTTCTTATGCTAACTATAGTGTTCGCAGTAGTTGCATTAGTAGTTGCTCTAGTTGGTATTGAAACTAAAGGTCGATCCCTTGATGAAATAAATGTGTCTTAA
- a CDS encoding YbaK/EbsC family protein → MSLESVKQYFKDNNLSLEIIQMGQSTATVELAANALGVEPALIAKTMAFKLKDRNILILSEGDAKIDNRKFKDYFHTKAKMLSADEVLEFTGHPVGGVCPFGLKTQMDTYLDESLKKFEYVYPAAGSRNSAVKITPEELSNVTSGTWVDVCK, encoded by the coding sequence ATGAGTTTAGAAAGTGTAAAACAGTATTTCAAAGATAACAATTTATCTCTTGAAATAATCCAAATGGGTCAAAGTACTGCTACCGTTGAATTAGCAGCTAACGCTCTTGGAGTTGAGCCTGCTTTAATAGCTAAAACTATGGCCTTTAAATTAAAAGATAGAAATATACTTATATTATCAGAAGGCGATGCAAAAATTGACAATAGAAAATTTAAAGATTATTTTCACACAAAAGCCAAGATGTTAAGTGCTGATGAAGTACTTGAATTTACCGGGCATCCAGTAGGAGGAGTTTGTCCATTTGGATTAAAAACTCAAATGGATACTTATCTTGATGAATCACTAAAAAAATTTGAATATGTATATCCTGCTGCTGGCTCACGTAACTCTGCTGTAAAAATTACTCCAGAAGAACTATCAAACGTAACTTCTGGAACATGGGTTGATGTATGTAAATAA
- a CDS encoding DUF4830 domain-containing protein — MKKIFLFIIIFMMLLSGCGKSDKSTNAVKSDLTPQAFLKFYDLKVQKNPHKFKVDVPKTWNVGPGQYPIGLFWQLANEFSKDVGLDLTPLKGTTVDVWRYSLVDGLPDASDLSKYKKYPSNLVLLVNNQKVVGAWLAFNQFEIGPSVKKHYLKDITGLDFEDWVQKKSLFTELGKNKDIASLDPVDVVKTYFKAINDGDKTRAYECLAPTVMLDSLTDNLGIDQGKAREDLLYNLKFVKMNSMVEGMANIKPISFILKDSENHLAIKNVGNRTEVEVDTAWLNSDNSKDGTFVTLKKYANGWKIKGMGNP, encoded by the coding sequence ATGAAAAAAATTTTTTTATTCATAATAATTTTTATGATGCTGCTATCTGGATGTGGTAAATCCGATAAAAGTACAAATGCTGTTAAGTCAGATCTTACTCCACAAGCATTCTTAAAATTTTATGATTTAAAAGTTCAAAAAAATCCACATAAATTTAAAGTTGATGTTCCTAAAACATGGAATGTGGGTCCAGGTCAATATCCCATAGGACTATTTTGGCAGCTAGCAAATGAGTTTTCAAAAGATGTAGGCCTCGACTTGACACCGTTAAAAGGAACAACTGTTGATGTATGGAGATATTCTTTGGTTGATGGACTTCCGGATGCTTCAGATCTCAGTAAATATAAGAAATATCCTTCTAATCTAGTATTATTGGTTAATAATCAAAAGGTAGTTGGTGCTTGGTTAGCTTTTAATCAATTTGAAATTGGTCCTTCAGTGAAGAAACATTATTTAAAGGATATTACAGGATTAGATTTTGAAGATTGGGTTCAGAAAAAGAGTTTGTTTACTGAACTTGGGAAAAATAAAGACATTGCTTCACTTGATCCAGTGGATGTAGTAAAAACGTATTTTAAAGCTATTAATGATGGTGATAAGACAAGAGCTTATGAATGTTTAGCCCCAACTGTAATGCTTGATTCTCTTACAGATAATCTTGGAATAGATCAAGGAAAGGCTCGGGAAGATCTTCTTTATAATCTAAAATTCGTTAAAATGAACTCTATGGTTGAAGGTATGGCAAACATTAAGCCAATATCCTTTATTCTTAAAGACTCTGAAAATCACTTAGCCATAAAAAATGTTGGTAATAGAACAGAAGTGGAAGTTGATACTGCTTGGCTTAATAGTGATAATAGTAAAGATGGTACGTTTGTCACGTTGAAAAAATATGCAAATGGATGGAAAATTAAAGGCATGGGTAATCCCTAG
- a CDS encoding uroporphyrinogen decarboxylase family protein encodes MSTVYLGVFIAMGRGCPDFYNPKLWEKFVWKNLKKITDAIIETGAAASFHADSNWKRGLDYFKEFPKGTCVFETDGTTDIYKIKEKLGDRMCIKGDVQASKFALGTPDEVYDYSSHLIKDMGPGFILSSGCDIPANAKIENVKAMISAAAGK; translated from the coding sequence ATGTCCACAGTATATTTAGGCGTATTCATAGCTATGGGGCGAGGATGTCCTGATTTCTATAATCCTAAACTTTGGGAAAAATTTGTATGGAAAAATCTTAAAAAGATAACTGACGCTATAATAGAGACAGGAGCAGCTGCAAGTTTTCATGCTGATTCCAATTGGAAACGTGGACTTGACTATTTTAAAGAGTTTCCAAAAGGTACTTGTGTATTTGAAACAGATGGTACTACAGATATTTATAAAATTAAAGAAAAACTAGGAGATCGTATGTGTATTAAAGGAGATGTTCAGGCTTCAAAATTTGCTCTTGGAACTCCTGATGAGGTATATGATTACAGCTCTCACCTAATAAAAGATATGGGGCCAGGATTTATTCTATCATCTGGTTGTGATATACCTGCAAATGCAAAGATAGAAAATGTGAAAGCAATGATTTCCGCTGCTGCTGGCAAATAA